Proteins encoded in a region of the Canis lupus familiaris isolate Mischka breed German Shepherd chromosome 1, alternate assembly UU_Cfam_GSD_1.0, whole genome shotgun sequence genome:
- the LOC102154185 gene encoding LOW QUALITY PROTEIN: ubiquitin-associated protein 1-like (The sequence of the model RefSeq protein was modified relative to this genomic sequence to represent the inferred CDS: inserted 1 base in 1 codon; deleted 2 bases in 1 codon), producing the protein MASKKLGGDFHGTFSYFDDVPFKIGDKFKTPAKVGLPIGFSLPDCLQVIREVQYDFSLEKKTIEWAEDIKKIQEAERKAEEVEAKVNSKSGPEGDSKMSFSKTHSTATMPPPINPILASLQHNNILAPTRISSSATKQKVFSPPHTKADFNPADFECEEDTFDNLELKTTDEKEELRNILVETTGPIMAQLLDNNLPRDGSRSVLQDEKVLASLEQATLDIKPLHKPNGFITLPQLGNCKKMSLSSKVSLPPXPAVTNIKSLSFPKLDSDDSNQKTAKLASTFHSTSCLCNGTFQNSLKPSTQSSASELNGHHTLGLSALNLDSGTEVPTLNPSDLISQMPSLFVLSVCTEESSPLNTGPTVISPNFSMSQVPNAPSCPQAYSELQALSPSEQQCVETVVNMGYSYECVLRAMKKKGENIEQILDCLFAHGQLCEKGFDPLLVEEALEMHQCSEETMKEFLQLMSKLKEMGFELKDIKEVLLLHNNDQDNALEDLMAWAGAS; encoded by the exons ATGGCTTCTAAGAAGTTGGGTGGAGATTTTCATGGGACTTTCAGTTACTTTGATGATGTCCCATTTAAGATAGGAGACAAATTCAAAACACCAGCTAAAGTTGGTCTACCTATTGGCTTCTCCTTGCCTGATTGTTTGCAGGTGATCAGAGAAGTACAGTATGACTTCTCcttggaaaagaaaactattgaGTGGGCtgaagatattaagaaaatcCAAGAAGCC GAACGCAAGGCTGAGGAAGTAGAAGCTAAAGTGAATTCTAAGAGTGGCCCAGAGGGTGACAGCAAAATGAGCTTCTCCAAGACTCACAGTACAGCCACAATGCCACCTCCTATTAATCCCATCCTTGCCAGCTTACAGCACAACAACATCCTCGCCCCGACTCGGATCAGCAGCAGTGCCACGAAACAGAAAGTTTTCAGCCCACCCCACACAAAGGCAGATTTCAATCCTGCTGACTTTGAGTGTGAAGAAGATACATTTGATAATCTGGAGTTAAAAACTACTGATGAGAAGGAAGAGCTGAGAAACATTCTGGTAGAAACCACTGGACCCATTATGGCTCAGTTATTAGACAATAATTTGCCCAGAGATGGCTCTAGGTCTGTGTTACAGGATGAGAAGGTCCTGGCATCCCTGGAGCAGGCGACCTTGGATATCAAGCCTCTTCACAAACCTAATGGCTTTATAACCTTACCACAGTTGGGCAACTGTAAAAAGATGTCTCTGTCTTCTAAAGTGTCCCTCCCCC TTCCTGCAGTAACCAATATCAAATCCCTGTCCTTCCCCAAACTTGACTCTGATGACAGCAATCAGAAGACAGCCAAGCTCGCAAGCACTTTCCATAGCACATCCTGCCTCTGCAATGGCACCTTCCAGAATTCTCTGAAGCCTTCCACCCAAAGCAGTGCCAGTGAGCTCAATGGGCATCATACTCTTGGGCTTTCAGCTTTGAACTTGGACAGTGGCACAGAGGTGCCAACCCTGAATCCCTCAGATCTGATCTCCCAGATGCCTTCCCTCTTTGTCTTATCTGTGTGCACAGAAGAATCATCACCTCTAAATACAGGTCCCACGGTCATATCTCCTAATTTCTCAATGTCACAAGTGCCCAATGCTCCCAGCTGTCCCCAGGCCTATTCAGAACTGCAGGCACTGTCCCCCAGTGAGCAGCAGTGTGTGGAAACAGTGGTCAACATGGGCTACTCATATGAGTGTGTCCTGAGAGCcatgaagaagaaaggagagaatattGAGCAGATTCTCGACTGTCTCTTTGCACATGGACAGCTTTGTGAGAAGGGCTTCGACCCTCTTTTAGTGGAAGAAGCTCTGGAAATGCACCAGTGTTCAGAGGAAACGATGAAGGAGTTTCTTCAGTTAATGAGCAAATTAAAGGAAATGGGCTTTGAACTGAAAGACATTAAGGAAGTTCTGCTACTACACAACAATGACCAGGACAATGCTCTCGAAGACCTTATGGCTTGGGCAGGAGCCAGCTGA